A genomic region of Colletotrichum destructivum chromosome 5, complete sequence contains the following coding sequences:
- a CDS encoding Putative Mid2 domain-containing protein — protein MHPTRVLQLLAAASVAQASWFNFRAEPRDEIVKRQTGTSGAPETTSSVAQTTTSAAAETTSTTAAAQTTSTTAPAQTTTTSAAPVPTTSANTPAESTTPANTAAPTTLRTSTTASAANDETTTSGASAASSTPTSTPEPVTSTIRTVITTTNSAGQATSFTTDTTVTHTPALNEANSGGSSSGMSTQTRNTVIGVVVGVGGAIVLGALGFVAWRIWGKKKQAEENDGLMEYNNQYGNEPKTEVGSAQGAGRTPFQSTLESYHAPNQVNASSNF, from the coding sequence ATGCATCCTACACGCGTgcttcagctcctcgccgccgcttcTGTCGCGCAGGCATCATGGTTCAACTTCAGAGCAGAGCCTCGCGATGAAATCGTCAAGAGACAAACGGGAACCAGCGGTGCTCCCGAGACCACATCTTCGGTTGCTCAAACCACCACAtccgccgctgccgagaCCACGTCCACGACAGCTGCTGCTCAAACGACGAGCACCACCGCTCCTGCTCAAACTACTACTACTTCTGCCGCCCCCGTGCCGACCACGAGTGCCAACACGCCCGCTGAGTCCACAACTCCCGCCAACACAGCTGCTCCCACAACACTGAGAACCAGCACCACGGCCTctgccgccaacgacgagacCACGACCAGCGGTGCCAGTGCCGCATCCTCAACCCCCACTTCCACTCCCGAGCCCGTTACCTCCACCATCCGAACCGTCATCACGACTACCAACTCGGCTGGCCAAGCCACGTCCTTCACCACGGATACCACCGTCACGCACACGCCGGCACTGAACGAGGCAAACTCAGGCGGCTCTTCCTCCGGCATGTCTACACAGACCCGCAATACTGTCATTGGTGTTgtggtcggcgtcggtggtgCCATTGTGCTCGGTGCCCTCGGCTTCGTGGCGTGGAGAATCTggggcaagaagaagcaggccgaggagaacgaCGGCCTGATGGAGTACAACAACCAGTACGGCAACGAGCCGAAGACCGAGGTTGGCAGCGCTCAGGGAGCCGGCCGCACCCCGTTCCAGTCGACTCTCGAGAGCTATCACGCGCCAAACCAAGTCAACGCATCGTCCAACTTCTAA
- a CDS encoding Putative metal-dependent hydrolase, composite domain superfamily: MQPSDLVKMSRDIISSRSTIHTSLLFNARRKTFDKDISIVVDSTTGTIEDVYQRADGNDVVVNRRDIDLRGKVVMAGFVDAHTHVFLHSYDEASSTVQMRDQSIVERIVRATNHLRAALLSGYTTYRDLGTEGMRSYDANLRDCVNRGLLPGPRLFVATECLASTGSYEVRHENTLAKLPRISDACDGPVGVRQAVRRRVGDGADIIKFYADYRRKVMRFPPPIQPPRAAIPFLPSDPNPAVVMFNQEEMDEIVREAKLGGLPVACHAGTAKGALMAIKAGVDTIEHCNEATDEVFREMRRRGTIFVPTLAVLRNSPDFDNISKRVKRAHDLGVRLAAGGDTGAFPHGEGALEMELMIRAGVPVPDVLEACIVGGWESCGRKKSGFLFGSIEKGYRADIIALETDPRTDKGSLRKVNFVMKDARVWKRDGRPVDFVEEHAETRPTPGSEEESDWVLI; the protein is encoded by the exons ATGCAACCATCTGACCTTGTGAAAATGAGTCGCGATATCATCAGCTCACGCAGCACTATACACACATCGTTGCTTTTCAATGCGAGAAGGAAAACATTCGACAAAGATATCTCTATCGTTGTCGACTCAACCACAGGCACCATTGAGGATGTCTACCAAAGGGCAGATGGTAACGATGTCGTTGTAAACAGACGGGACATCGACCTTCGGGGGAAAGTTGTGATGGCTGGGTTCGTCGACGCTCACACGCATGTGTTTCTGCATTCATACGA TGAAGCCTCGTCTACAGTCCAGATGCGAGACCAAAGCATCGTGGAGCGAATCGTTCGTGCCACCAATCATCTCCGCGCCGCGCTGCTATCCGGCTACACTACATACAGAGATTTGGGTACCGAAGGGATGCGGTCGTACGACGCGAACCTCAGAGACTGTGTCAACCGAGGGCTGCTGCCAGGCCCCCGACTGTTTGTCGCCACGGAATGCCTAGCAAGCACCGGATCATACGAAGTCCGTCATGAGAACACTTTAGCCAAGCTGCCACGCATCTCGGATGCTTGTGATGGACCGGTGGGTGTGAGACAGGCAGTCCGGCGCCGAGTGGGCGATGGAGCGGATATCATCAAATTCTACGCTGACTATCGACGGAAAGTCATGCGATTCCCACCGCCTATCCAGCCACCACGGGCTGCGattccattcctcccctcAGATCCCAACCCGGCGGTGGTCATGTTCAACCAGGAAGAAATGGACGAGATCGTTCGAGAGGCAAAACTGGGCGGGTTACCTGTGGCATGTCACGCGGGCACAGCAAAGGGTGCGCTCATGGCCATTAAGGCAGGAGTCGACACCATTGAGCATTGCAACGAGGCGACCGACGAGGTCTTCCGAGAAATGCGCCGTCGCGGAACCATCTTCGTCCCTACGCTGGCGGTGTTGCGGAACTCTCCAGACTTTGACAACATCAGCAAGCGAGTGAAGAGAGCGCACGATCTTGGTGTACGTCTTGCTGCCGGCGGTGATACGGGGGCCTTTCCTCACGGAGAAGGTGCTCTGGAGATGGAGCTTATGATCCGGGCTGGAGTTCCCGTGCCGGATGTATTGGAAGCATGTATCGTTGGCGGGTGGGAGAGCTGcggcaggaagaagagcggcTTCTTGTTCGGTTCGATCGAGAAAGGGTACCGAGCCGACATAATTGCCCTGGAAACGGACCCAAGGACAGACAAGGGCTCTCTGCGGAAGGTCAACTTTGTAATGAAGGATGCCAGAGTCTGGAAGAGGGACGGTCGGCCAGTCGACTTCGTTGAGGAGCATGCGGAGACGAGACCGACCCccggcagcgaggaggagtCTGACTGGGTGCTCATTTGA
- a CDS encoding Putative glycoside hydrolase, family 35, Galactose-binding-like domain superfamily: MRPSLLSIASQALGMCSAVLTGTTSGRPPTFVIDSHKRDKLQDIVTWDEHSLFVHGERVMIFSGEIHPFRLPVPSLWLDLFQKAKAIGLNTVSFYVDWALIEGKAGNFSPDGVFDLQPFFDAATKAGVYLIARPGPYINAEVSGGGFPGWLARIRGKLRTTDPEFLSATDNYMAKICSIIAKAQITNGGPVILFQPENEYTNFENGSSVDGQYFQYVIDQARKAGIVVPLISNDARPLGHNAPGTGVGAVDIYSRDMTPTPWDLIACVALHFTSHNLASFTDNRNAGESEYFQGGSFDAYGGSGFEDCASLVNHEFQRVVYKNNYASGVTIFNIYMLFGGTNWGNLGHPGGYTSYDYGAVSFQHARSIILHWLTLSKAITEGRGVGREKFSELKLEAQFLKVSPTYLTATPYNSTVGVYSKTPDITVTPLLGNKTGSFFIVRHSNYSSLATTDYTVRLPTSEGNITVPQFRTLLQLGRRDSKVIVTDYQVGNVTLLYSTAEIFTWKEYKSQTVLVVYGGLDETHEMAIKTAATPLMVEGTNVDHNYVNNTLVLTWTTSKTRRVVQVDHLFIYILDRNSAYNYWVTDKPGGGSQPSYGTSIMNPESLIINGGYLIRSFSIQGDTLRVEGDFNRTTEIEIIGVDDRMAKLEVNRKRVDYTTNNLTNWIARASLVDSPFAVPDLKTLGWTFLDSLPEIRPGYDDSAWPLASHTTTNNTIANLKTPVSLFASDYGFHAGTLVFRGHFAAAGTEDKLSITTQGGAAFASAVWLNDTFLGSFANGYDDPAGDNSSNYTMARLTAGATYVLTVLVDTTGLEENFLIPADVMKNPRGIMDYSITSPSGARTNVTTWKVTGNLGGEDYADRSRGPLNEGGLFFERQGYHLPSPPAAAFTAQRSPFDGTEAPGVAFYAATLDLRLPASDLDIPLAFVLDDIATNAEADADATAAYRATLYVNGFQYGKYVSNIGPQTRFPVPEGILRYQGTNWLGLAVWALGRGGARVRGFRLDVGEVVTTGREEVKIVDGASWSQRATAY; encoded by the exons ATGAGGCCGTCGCTACTTTCGATCGCCTCACAGGCTCTCGGCATGTGCTCTGCCGTATTAACAGGCACTACCTCAGGTCGTCCTCCTACGTTTGTCATTGACTCGCACAAGAGAGACAAGCTCCAAGATATTGTGACCTGGGACGAGCACTCGCTCTTTGTCCACGGGGAGCGCGTGATGATTTTCTCTGGGGAGATCCATCCCTTTCGACTACCTGTCCCATCCCTCTGGCTAGACCTTTTCCAAAAGGCCAAGGCGATAGGTCTCAACACGGTATCGTTCTACGTCGACTGGGCTCTGATCGAGGGTAAAGCCGGCAACTTCAGCCCTGATGGCGTCTTCGATCTCCAGCCGTTCTTCGACGCCGCGACCAAGGCGGGTGTGTATCTCATTGCACGGCCTGGACCGTACATCAACGCTGAGGTCTCTGGCGGCGGGTTCCCCGGCTGGTTGGCGAGGATTCGAGGGAAGTTGAGAACCACGGACCCCGAATTTCTTTCGGCGACAGATAA CTACATGGCGAAGATCTGCAGCATCATTGCCAAGGCTCAAATCACCAACGGAGGACCAGTCATTCTGTTCCAGCCAGAAAACGAGTACACAAACTTCGAGAACGGAAGTAGTGTTGATGGGCAATACTTCCAGTACGTCATCGACCAGGCACGTAAAGCTGGAATTGTCGTGCCACTCATCAGCAACGATGCCAGACCTCTGGGACACAATGCTCCTGGAACAGGTGTAGGGGCAGTGGATATCTAT TCTAGGGACATGACGCCTACCCCTTGGGATTTAATTGCGTGTGTGGCCCTGCACTTCACCTCACACAACTTAGCATCGTTTACTGATAACCGAAACGCAGGCGAGTCCGAATAT TTTCAAGGTGGCTCGTTCGATGCATATGGCGGGTCTGGTTTCGAAGACTGCGCATCATTAGTAAACCATGAATTCCAGCGCGTGGTTTACAAGAATAATTACGCATCTGGTGTCACTATATTTAACATCTATATG CTTTTCGGAGGTACAAACTGGGGTAACTTGGGGCACCCAGGAGGCTATACATCTTATGACTACGGGGCAGTGAGTTTTCAGCATGCCAGAAGCATTATATTACACTGGCTAACATTAAGTAAGGCGATCACAGAAGGAAGAGGCGTTGGCAGAGAGAAGTTCTCCGAACTGAAGCTTGAAGCCCAGTTCTTGAAAGTCTCGCCTACTTATTTGACCGCCACACCTTACAACTCAACGGTGGGTGTTTACAGCAAAACTCCGGACATTACCGTGACGCCGCTTTTGGGAAATAAGACGGGCTCGTTCTTCATCGTACGCCATAGTAACTACTCGAGCCTGGCCACGACAGACTATACCGTGCGGTTGCCGACATCCGAGGGAAACATTACCGTCCCCCAATTCCGCACACTGCTTCAACTTGGACGCCGCGACTCCAAGGTCATTGTCACTGACTATCAAGTCGGCAACGTGACTCTCCTCTACTCGACAGCGGAGATTTTCACGTGGAAAGAGTACAAAAGTCAGACGGTTCTTGTCGTTTATGgtggcctcgacgagacTCACGAGATGGCGATCAAGACAGCTGCGACGCCTCTCATGGTCGAGGGCACCAATGTTGATCACAATTACGTCAACAATACCTTGGTCTTGACGTGGACGACTTCGAAGACTCGGAGGGTTGTCCAAGTCGACCATTTATTTATATACATCCTAG ATCGCAATTCTGCGTACAATTACTGGGTAACAGACAAGCCCGGCGGAGGCAGCCAACCTTCCTACGGAACGTCAATCATGAACCCCGAATCTCTGATCATCAACGGCGGCTACCTTATCAGATCGTTCTCGATCCAGGGCGACACACTCAGGGTTGAAGGCGACTTCAACCGCACCACCGAGATCGAAATAATTGGCGTCGATGACAGGATGGCCAAGTTAGAAGTCAACCGGAAACGAGTAGATTACACAACAAACAACCTGACAAACTGGATTGCTCGAGCGTCCCTCGTGGACAGCCCCTTCGCCGTTCCAGACTTGAAGACGCTCGGCTGGACATTCCTCGACTCGCTCCCGGAAATCCGTCCGGGTTACGACGACTCCGCTTGGCCGCTCGCAAGCCACACCACCACGAACAACACCATTGCTAACCTCAAGACCCCCGTTTCCCTCTTCGCCTCGGACTACGGCTTCCATGCGGGCACTCTTGTCTTCCGGGGCcacttcgccgccgccggcaccgaaGACAAGCTCAGCATCACAACCCAGGGGGGCGCGGCCTTCGCGAGCGCCGTCTGGCTCAACGACACCTTCCTTGGCTCCTTCGCCAACGGATACGACGATCCCGCGGGGGACAACAGCTCCAACTACACCATGGCGAGACTGACTGCCGGCGCGACGTACGTGCTCAcagtcctcgtcgacaccaCGGGGCTCGAGGAGAACTTCCTCATCCCGGCCGACGTGATGAAGAATCCGCGCGGCATCATGGATTACAGCATCACGTCGCCGTCTGGCGCACGGACGAACGTCACGACGTGGAAGGTAACGGGGaatctcggcggcgaggactACGCGGACCGGTCCCGGGGCCCGCTGAACGAAGGAGGTCTCTTCTTCGAGCGTCAGGGGTACCAcctgccatcgccgcccgcgGCTGCATTCACGGCGCAACGTTCGCCGTTCGACGGCACCGAAGCCCCCGGCGTGGCGTTCTACGCCGCGACGCTCGACCTGCGCCTCCCCGCCTCGGACCTCGACATTCCCTTGGCGTTCGTCTTGGATGACATCGCCACCAACGCGGAagcggacgcggacgcgacggcggcctACCGGGCGACGCTCTATGTCAACGGTTTCCAGTACGGGAAGTACGTGAGCAACATCGGCCCGCAGACGAGGTTTCCCGTGCCGGAGGGCATCCTCCGGTACCAAGGGACCAACTGGCTCGGGCTGGCGGTCTGGGCTCTCGGGAGAGGCGGGGCGCGCGTGCGGGGGTTCCGGCTGGATGTCGGAGAGGTGGTGACGACGGGGCGGGAGGAGGTGAAGATTGTCGACGGCGCGAGCTGGAGCcagagggcgacggcgtatTAG
- a CDS encoding Putative cytochrome P450, giving the protein MESSGVFTSITSNFSGLQLAACVVAGLFCAFYAVRPLLSPLRSIPGPFLARYTDAWFLWRVHKGHLEQDFVSLHRKHGAIVRYGPNRYSFKDLEAPKIIFGHGHSFLKSPMYHAFSAPGLQDWNMFAVQDAKVHAQLRRQLQHTYSLTALVSYEPYVDECARMFKQRLQEVSVAGLPIDFGHWLQCYAFDVIGLITFGSRFGFLDRGEDVHGVISALGTSLRDSTYVAPYPSFLVPATLLRGWLSGGKSGFDYVNAFAQRNIDRFRVDSKTAAGEPKPELEKGDGAGGMQSFLEKFLRKHEADPAGFTNMHVFSGCGANVGAGSDTTGISLAAIFYHLMKRPECYRKLRQEADAVQPARDKDFAFHETRDMPYLQAVVKEALRIHPAFGMPLERVVPEGGATIAGRFFPAGRRVSVHCWVENRNELIFENPDEFRPERWLVEDETKLALMNRHWIPFGLGTRTCIGRHISMLEIAKLVPRIVRDFDLELRDGASRPWETENMTFVKPHGFMVAVAARGG; this is encoded by the exons ATGGAGTCATCGGGCGTATTCACCTCCATCACTTCGAATTTCTCGGGCCTCCAGCTTGCGGCctgcgtcgtcgccgggctctTCTGCGCCTTCTACGCCGTGCGGCCCTTGCTGTCCCCGTTACGATCCATCCCGGGGCCGTTCTTGGCGCGTTACACGGACGCCTGGTTTCTATGGCGAGTGCACAAGGGCCATCTGGAGCAGGATTTCGTATCACTTCATAGAAAACACG GCGCGATCGTAAGATATGGTCCCAACAGATACAGCTTCAAGGACTTGGAGGCGCCCAAGATCATCTTCGGTCATGGACACTCGTTCCTCAAGAGCCCAATGTATCATGCGTTCTCAGCCCCTGGCCTGCAAGACTGGAACATGTTCGCCGTCCAGGACGCCAAAGTGCACGCCCAGCTGCGCCGGCAGCTCCAGCACACGTACTCCCTGACCGCCCTCGTCTCGTACGAGCCGTACGTGGACGAGTGCGCCCGTATGTTCAAGCAGCGCCTCCAGGAGGTCTCCGTCGCCGGTCTGCCGATTGACTTTGGCCACTGGCTCCAGTGCTACGCCTTCGACGTCATCGGCCTCATCACCTTTGGGAGCAGGTTCGGCTTCCTCGATCGCGGCGAAGACGTCCACGGCGTCATCTCCGCCCTCGGGACCTCGCTGCGGGACTCCACGTATGTCGCCCCGTATCCGTCCTTCCTCGTGCCTGCGACCCTTCTGCGCGGCTGGCTGTCCGGGGGCAAGTCCGGGTTCGACTACGTCAACGCCTTCGCCCAGCGGAACATCGACAGGTTCCGCGTCGACTccaagacggcggccggggagccgaagccggagctggagaagggagacggggcgggcgggatgCAGTCGTTCCTCGAGAAGTTCCTCCGGAAGCACGAGGCGGACCCGGCCGGCTTCACGAACATGCACGTCTTCTCCGGCTGTGGCGCCAACGTGGGAGCAGGCTCCGACACGACGGGTATCAGCCTGGCCGCCATTTTCTATCACCTGATGAAGCGCCCCGAGTGCTACCGGAAGCTGCGCCAAGAGGCCGACGCGGTTCAGCCGGCCCGGGACAAGGACTTCGCCTTCCACGAGACCCGCGACATGCCCTATCTCCAAGCCGTGGTCAAGGAGGCCCTGCGCATCCACCCGGCCTTCGGAATGCCCCTCGAGCGGGTGGTCCCCGAGGGCGGTGCCACCATCGCCGGTCGATTCTTTCCGGCGGGC AGGAGGGTGTCCGTACACTGCTGGGTGGAGAACAGGAACGAGCTCATCTTTGAAAACCCGGATGAGTTCCGGCCGGAGAGgtggctcgtcgaggacgagacaAAGCTCGCGCTCATGAACCGACATTGGATCCCG TTCGGACTCGGCACCAGGACATGCATCGGCAGGCACATATCCATGCTCGAGATCGCCAAGTTGGTCCCCCGCATCGTCCGcgacttcgacctcgagctccgGGACGGGGCCAGCCGGCCGTGGGAGACGGAAAACATGACCTTTGTGAAGCCGCACGGTTTCAtggtcgccgtcgcagcCCGCGGTGGGTAG
- a CDS encoding Putative sugar transporter, major facilitator superfamily, MFS transporter superfamily, translating to MAAQSSSGRQVSDHLSYPNPSLADTAGFAAANFAPRRGFEYSAASRRKRMVRKVLIVTSLLLGLFLATLDTSIVATSLITISEEFDDYGNAPWVLLAYLLTYMGCAVGIAKFSDIYGRRTLLFYSWLFFLLFSLMCACATSMPMLITGRALQGVGGSGLYSLAQTCLLEHGPANNPPLMGALIGATLAVAFLLGPILGGAIVSKITWRWIFGINIPLGIAAVISISACYPRDRRAFTIFSMGGLRKIDYCGMAALFAASVFLVFAVERGGSPLYGWAHPSVITSFVVSGVNWVLFGISETYLFYKYCQYPDHVGCLHIEPVFPVQLAQRRPFMGGLAVTFLTGVPYVALTVIIPERMQVLEQQTPLQSGLYLLPMLGACALGSFLAGAICSRSNRSALVMIVASVAQLLGISLMLTVSPVDSSFVPAYGFTLVFGLGVGLVFGSATILSGVETDSTRDHAVAQGALAQARALGSCLGVATCTALFNKRLDALNKHLTQDQLEVLYQTPTASARWDKNLLRLVQNVYAAAFKDQTIFMIVVCSIMVVAALLAWENSPKPISCLAGHVQRADKTRLQREHDNDGTEMSDMASVRSV from the exons ATGGCTGCCCAGTCTTCCTCCGGCCGCCAGGTGTCGGACCATCTCTCCTACCCGAACCCCTCCCTGGCCGACACGGCCGGATTCGCCGCCGCGAATTTcgctcctcgccgcggctTCGAGTACTCTGCGGCCTCTAGGCGCAAGAGAATGGTCCGAAAGGTCTTGATCGTTACTAG TCTGCTCTTGGGCCTTTTCCTCGCTACTCTCGACACCTCCATCGTTGCCACTTCTCTGATTACAATCTCCGAGGAGTTTGACGACTACGGCAACGCTCCCTGGGTTCTGTTGGCGTACCTCCTTACCTATATGGGCTGCGCtgtcggcatcgccaagTTCAGCGACATCTATGGCCGTCGTACCCTCTTGTTCTACAGTtggctcttcttcctgctcttCTCTCTCATGTGCGCTTGCGCTACCAGCATGCCTATGTTGATCACCGGCCGAGCTCTTCAGGGCGTCGGAGGCTCGGGTCTCTACAGCCTCGCTCAGACCTGTCTCCTGGAACACGGTCCCGCCAACAACCCGCCACTGATGGGCGCCCTCATCGGAgccaccctcgccgtcgcttTCCTTCTGGGTCCTATCTTGGGAGGTGCCATCGTCTCCAAGATCACTTGGCGCTGGATCTTTGGAATCAACATCCCTCTCGGCATTGCTGCCGTAATCAGCATTTCCGCCTGCTACCCCCGAGACCGGCGCGCATTCACCATCTTCTCCATGGGCGGTCTGAGGAAGATCGACTACTGCGGCATGGCCGCTCTCTTTGCGGCTTCCGTCTTTCTCGTCTTTGCCGTCGAGCGAGGTGGCTCTCCTCTTTACGGCTGGGCGCATCCTAGCGTCATCACCAGCTTCGTCGTCTCAGGGGTCAACTGGGTTCTTTTCGGCATCAGCGAGACGTACCTGTTCTACAAGTACTGCCAGTACCCCGACCACGTTGGTTGCCTTCACATTGAGCCCGTCTTTCCCGTCCAACTGGCTCAGCGTCGCCCCTTCATGGGTGGTCTGGCTGTCACTTTCTTGACCGGAGTCCCGTACGTGGCCTTGACCGTCATCATTCCGGAGCGCATGCAGGTCCTTGAGCAGCAAACCCCGCTCCAGTCCGGTCTTTACCTTCTACCCATGCTGGGTGCCTGCGCATTGGGATCGTTTCTCGCCGGAGCAATCTGCTCAAGGTCCAACAGATCGGCTCTCGTCATGATCGTCGCATCGGTGGCAcagctcctcggcatcaGCTTGATGCTCACTGTTTCGCCTGTTGATTCGTCATTCGTTCCCGCCTACGGTTTCACTCTCGTCTTCGGACTGGGAGTCGGCCTCGTTTTCGGCTCTGCTACCATACTCTCCGGAGTAGAGACGGACTCGACCCGGGATCATGCCGTCGCCCAGGGAGCTCTCGCCCAAgcccgcgccctcggcaGCTGTCTCGGAGTCGCGACCTGCACGGCTCTCTTCAACAAGCGCCTTGACGCCTTGAACAAGCATCTCACCCAGGATCAACTCGAAGTCCTCTACCAAACGCCCACCGCGTCCGCTCGCTGGGACAAGAACCTGCTGCGCCTCGTCCAGAACGTCTATGCTGCTGCCTTCAAGGACCAGACCATCTTCATGATTGTCGTCTGCTCCATCATGGTggtcgccgcccttctcgcctGGGAGAATTCGCCTAAGCCTATCAGTTGCCTTGCCGGCCATGTCCAGAGAGCCGATAAGACACGCCTGCAGCGCGAGCACGACAACGATGGCACCGAGATGAGCGACATGGCTAGCGTCCGTTCGGTCtaa